One region of Patescibacteria group bacterium genomic DNA includes:
- the tyrS gene encoding tyrosine--tRNA ligase produces the protein MTKVIIDKNKIKEVLERGVENIYPDRNSLEKVLLSGKRIKLYCGFDPSASSLHIGNAIQLNKLAQFQALGHEVIFLIGDFTGMIGDPTDKSAARKKMTRKEVLANAKNYKKQASAYLNFSGSNPAKIMYNSKWHDKLNFKDLIEVTSNFTAQQMFARDMFQERIKQEKPIYLHEFLYPVAQAYDSVVMDVDLEIGGNDQMFNMLCGRDLMKAMKGKEKFVLTTELLVDPTGKKMGKTEGNIVNLDENPKDMYGKIMSWPDGVIIPGFELCTKIPMDEAEKIKKELAGGKANPRDFKMKLAYEITKINWGEKKAQEAQEYFIKTIQKKEAPDEVRSKKLSPPGRDGKVKSSNIVDLLVEVELASSKSEARRLIEQGGIKVEGEVVKDINKKIEIKKDGVLVQRGKRQFVRVIGN, from the coding sequence ATGACAAAAGTTATAATTGATAAAAACAAAATTAAAGAGGTTTTGGAGCGGGGAGTGGAAAATATTTATCCTGATAGAAATTCTTTAGAGAAGGTTTTGTTATCCGGCAAAAGAATAAAGCTCTATTGCGGTTTTGACCCGAGCGCCTCATCCCTCCATATCGGCAACGCCATTCAATTAAATAAATTAGCCCAGTTTCAGGCCTTAGGGCACGAAGTTATTTTTTTAATCGGGGATTTTACCGGCATGATCGGCGACCCGACCGATAAGTCGGCGGCCCGGAAAAAAATGACCAGAAAAGAAGTTTTAGCTAATGCCAAAAATTATAAAAAGCAAGCGAGCGCTTATTTAAATTTTTCCGGCTCTAATCCGGCCAAGATAATGTATAACAGCAAATGGCACGATAAGTTAAATTTCAAAGATTTGATTGAAGTGACTTCAAATTTTACGGCGCAACAGATGTTCGCCCGCGACATGTTCCAAGAAAGAATAAAACAGGAAAAGCCGATTTATCTTCATGAATTTCTCTATCCGGTGGCGCAAGCTTATGACAGCGTAGTCATGGATGTAGATTTGGAAATCGGGGGGAACGACCAGATGTTTAACATGCTTTGCGGACGGGACTTGATGAAAGCGATGAAAGGAAAAGAAAAATTCGTTTTAACCACGGAATTATTGGTTGACCCGACCGGAAAGAAAATGGGAAAAACCGAAGGCAACATTGTTAACTTAGACGAAAATCCAAAAGATATGTACGGAAAAATTATGTCTTGGCCGGACGGAGTGATTATCCCGGGCTTTGAGCTTTGCACAAAAATTCCGATGGATGAGGCGGAAAAAATAAAAAAAGAACTGGCTGGCGGGAAAGCTAACCCGAGAGATTTTAAAATGAAATTAGCTTATGAGATAACTAAGATAAATTGGGGGGAGAAAAAAGCGCAGGAAGCGCAGGAGTATTTTATTAAGACAATACAGAAAAAAGAAGCGCCGGACGAAGTTAGAAGTAAGAAGTTATCGCCGCCAGGGCGGGACGGGAAAGTCAAAAGTTCTAATATTGTTGATTTATTGGTGGAGGTGGAATTAGCGAGCAGCAAAAGCGAGGCGCGGCGCTTGATTGAACAGGGCGGAATTAAAGTTGAAGGGGAGGTTGTAAAAGATATTAATAAAAAGATTGAGATAAAAAAAGATGGAGTTTTAGTTCAAAGAGGGAAAAGGCAGTTTGTCAGAGTAATTGGAAATTAA
- a CDS encoding DUF389 domain-containing protein has translation MTPINIFKVSQGDRHKFCSDIIDSSSPRVDFYFLVILSTLIVALGLLANNVILVIGGMLVTPLLSPILAVSLGIVTNDIKMMKRSARVLTVSFVLAFLVAFVLGIFSSAKIGEVGLIKILVPSLFAFFVALVAGLAASYTWVKPSLNATLPGVAITVTLIPPLTAVGLAVADREWLIFSDVFKNLLLNIFGIIVASLIVFSLMDFYKAKEKLVEEIKEEEKEIKKENGKK, from the coding sequence ATGACTCCCATCAATATCTTTAAAGTAAGCCAGGGAGACCGCCATAAATTTTGTTCGGATATTATAGATTCTTCCTCTCCCCGGGTTGATTTTTATTTTTTGGTTATCCTTTCTACCTTAATCGTGGCCTTGGGACTTTTGGCCAATAACGTTATCTTGGTAATCGGCGGCATGCTGGTTACCCCCCTGCTTTCTCCTATTTTAGCCGTCTCCCTGGGGATTGTCACGAATGACATTAAAATGATGAAACGTTCGGCCCGAGTTCTTACCGTGTCTTTTGTTTTGGCTTTTTTAGTCGCTTTTGTCTTGGGGATTTTTAGTTCCGCCAAGATAGGGGAAGTGGGTTTGATAAAAATATTGGTTCCTTCTTTGTTTGCTTTCTTTGTGGCTTTGGTGGCCGGTTTGGCGGCCAGCTACACCTGGGTTAAGCCGAGTTTAAACGCCACTTTGCCGGGCGTGGCCATTACCGTAACCTTGATTCCGCCCTTGACGGCGGTTGGCTTAGCCGTGGCCGACAGAGAATGGCTGATTTTTAGCGATGTCTTTAAAAATTTACTTTTAAACATTTTTGGAATTATCGTCGCCAGTTTGATAGTTTTTTCCTTGATGGATTTTTATAAAGCCAAGGAGAAACTGGTGGAAGAGATAAAGGAAGAAGAAAAAGAGATAAAAAAAGAAAACGGCAAAAAATAA
- a CDS encoding 2-isopropylmalate synthase produces the protein MSSEIKIFDTTLRDGEQSPGASMNTAEKIGIAIQLEKLGVDTIEAGFPILSDGEFEAVSTISKTLKRAEVAALSRTKMEDIDRAWQAVKHAVNPKIHIFIATSDIHLEEKLFMTREKMLTEAIKAVSYARTLTDNVEFSAEDGSRSDRDFLCRVFEAVINAGANVVNLPDTVGYAIPKEFGELVAYVKRNTSNMDKAILSVHCHNDLGLATANTLAAIEAGARQVEVTINGIGERAGNTSLEEVIMTLRTRSNSLPFKTGVQTKLIHQTSRMVSIITGMVVQPNKAIVGANAFAHEAGIHQDGVLKNPMTYEIMNPSDIGLSASNLILGRHSGKHALRERLSQMGYALNDQELRLVFKKFKELADRKKYVVDEDLEILVAEGQSRTTDIFILDCLHVACGTKTPPMASIKLAINGQPVHGDGHGNGPIDAVFDAIAKLTETSLELLEFNISALSSGADSQGRVTVRVQEDGLMAIGQGNDPDIVVASAKAYLNGLNRLEYLKQQR, from the coding sequence ATGTCTAGCGAAATTAAGATTTTCGACACGACGCTGAGAGACGGAGAGCAATCACCCGGCGCTAGTATGAATACGGCTGAAAAGATTGGAATTGCAATACAGCTGGAAAAATTGGGAGTAGACACGATTGAAGCCGGTTTCCCAATCCTTTCCGATGGTGAGTTTGAAGCCGTTTCGACAATATCAAAGACATTGAAAAGAGCCGAGGTTGCGGCTCTTTCCCGAACGAAGATGGAGGATATTGATCGAGCCTGGCAGGCGGTTAAACATGCTGTTAATCCCAAAATTCACATTTTCATAGCAACTTCCGATATTCATCTGGAAGAAAAATTGTTCATGACCAGAGAAAAAATGCTGACCGAAGCGATAAAAGCGGTTAGCTACGCCAGAACGCTTACGGACAATGTGGAATTTTCGGCGGAAGATGGCTCTCGATCTGACCGTGACTTTTTGTGCCGAGTGTTTGAAGCCGTGATCAACGCCGGCGCAAACGTCGTTAATCTTCCGGATACCGTCGGATACGCAATACCCAAAGAATTTGGCGAACTTGTTGCTTATGTGAAAAGGAACACATCAAACATGGACAAAGCTATTTTGAGCGTCCATTGCCATAATGACCTGGGTCTTGCTACGGCCAATACTTTAGCCGCCATAGAAGCTGGCGCCAGACAAGTCGAAGTAACTATCAACGGTATTGGCGAACGAGCTGGAAATACTTCCCTGGAAGAGGTGATTATGACCTTACGCACCAGATCGAACAGTCTTCCTTTCAAAACTGGAGTCCAAACCAAATTGATTCATCAGACCAGCCGGATGGTCAGTATTATAACCGGTATGGTAGTCCAGCCAAACAAAGCCATAGTCGGTGCCAACGCCTTCGCGCACGAAGCCGGCATCCATCAAGATGGCGTTCTCAAAAATCCCATGACCTATGAGATTATGAATCCATCCGATATCGGCCTAAGCGCGAGCAATCTCATTTTGGGAAGACATTCGGGAAAACATGCGCTCCGTGAACGTCTCTCGCAAATGGGATACGCCCTCAATGACCAAGAGTTAAGGTTGGTTTTCAAGAAGTTTAAGGAACTGGCAGACAGAAAAAAATATGTGGTTGATGAAGATCTCGAAATCCTTGTTGCGGAGGGGCAATCCAGAACTACCGACATTTTTATTCTGGATTGTCTGCATGTCGCCTGCGGAACAAAAACTCCTCCTATGGCAAGCATCAAACTTGCAATAAACGGCCAACCAGTGCATGGTGATGGTCATGGAAATGGCCCCATTGACGCTGTCTTTGACGCAATCGCAAAATTGACAGAAACGTCATTGGAACTTCTGGAGTTTAACATTTCCGCGCTATCAAGCGGCGCCGATTCCCAAGGGAGGGTTACTGTTCGCGTGCAAGAAGACGGACTCATGGCTATCGGTCAAGGAAATGATCCGGATATTGTCGTCGCCAGTGCGAAAGCTTATCTTAACGGACTAAATCGTCTAGAATATCTCAAGCAACAGAGATAA
- a CDS encoding alpha-isopropylmalate synthase regulatory domain-containing protein, with product MKRNLVVFDTTFRDGEQGIGVKITDIKDVLRAIAAISELGASYLELGFADSNNGTKLLIEQALKLDLRAKIAVFGRTCPDDVENIIKLGVPVGVLVGKTRLRDVKKSLLEEDREIYLQAVKDSIKRLLEAGQEAIFDAEHAFDAWLNDDGDYARKILLAALEAGASWVVLCDTNGGINFCQAKRVIAEVAEIIPLGRLGVHFHNDRGRASALSELAWELGVSHIQGTVGTIGERTGNAAITTFLPNLVRENQGVDNFPLDSLQNLCSVYLLACRALNIKPNPFEPWVGKYAFATKAGMHTDGQAKDPGSYFHASPEFAGNKERTEMAKGSGASTLVQTAKELGLVIAKKAAKEIMADFNRLCDEGKDLGQARASLYLWLLEKLEKLPPLPEFQRMRVWDEKIGLRPIQSEASLKIVIGGKELLDNAEGEGGVDALNQALRKALLPDFPFLEGIKLIDFLPEIFRLELGTAAKVRVTAVFADSKESWTVMGVNANFLEAAWEALWDAYCYRIAKEEKNNELQTPA from the coding sequence ATGAAAAGAAATCTGGTGGTTTTTGACACGACCTTCCGGGACGGCGAGCAAGGGATAGGGGTAAAAATAACCGACATCAAGGATGTTCTAAGGGCCATTGCCGCCATTTCCGAATTGGGCGCAAGCTACCTGGAATTGGGTTTCGCAGATTCCAACAACGGGACTAAATTGCTTATTGAGCAAGCGTTAAAATTGGATTTAAGGGCAAAAATTGCCGTTTTCGGCCGGACTTGCCCGGATGACGTGGAAAACATCATAAAGCTCGGGGTTCCGGTCGGCGTCTTGGTTGGCAAAACCCGTCTTCGAGATGTAAAAAAATCTCTACTAGAAGAAGACCGGGAAATCTATCTCCAGGCTGTCAAGGATTCTATAAAAAGACTGCTTGAAGCCGGGCAGGAAGCGATTTTTGACGCCGAACACGCTTTTGACGCCTGGCTGAATGATGACGGGGATTATGCCCGCAAAATTCTCCTGGCCGCTTTAGAGGCCGGGGCAAGCTGGGTGGTCCTCTGCGATACCAATGGCGGAATAAATTTCTGCCAGGCGAAACGGGTGATTGCCGAAGTGGCGGAAATTATTCCTCTTGGCCGGCTTGGCGTCCATTTTCACAATGACCGAGGCAGGGCTTCGGCTCTGTCCGAACTGGCCTGGGAACTCGGCGTCAGCCATATCCAGGGGACTGTCGGCACCATTGGTGAAAGAACCGGGAACGCGGCCATAACCACGTTTCTACCCAACCTTGTCCGGGAAAATCAAGGGGTGGATAACTTTCCTCTTGATTCCCTGCAAAACCTTTGCTCTGTTTATCTTTTGGCCTGCCGCGCCTTGAACATCAAACCAAACCCATTTGAACCCTGGGTAGGAAAATACGCTTTTGCCACTAAGGCCGGCATGCATACCGACGGACAGGCTAAAGATCCGGGAAGTTATTTCCACGCCTCTCCGGAGTTTGCCGGCAACAAAGAAAGAACCGAGATGGCAAAAGGCTCCGGCGCTTCCACCTTGGTCCAAACGGCAAAAGAGCTTGGCCTGGTTATCGCCAAAAAAGCGGCAAAAGAAATTATGGCTGATTTCAACCGGCTCTGCGACGAAGGCAAAGATTTGGGACAAGCCCGAGCGTCTCTTTATCTATGGCTGCTGGAAAAATTGGAAAAACTCCCGCCCCTTCCCGAATTTCAGAGAATGCGAGTCTGGGATGAAAAAATAGGCTTGCGGCCAATCCAAAGCGAAGCCAGCCTGAAAATAGTTATAGGCGGCAAAGAGCTGTTGGATAATGCCGAGGGTGAAGGCGGAGTGGACGCTTTGAACCAAGCCCTGCGAAAAGCCCTTCTTCCTGATTTTCCTTTCCTGGAAGGAATAAAACTTATTGATTTCCTGCCGGAAATCTTTCGCCTTGAACTCGGTACGGCCGCCAAAGTAAGAGTAACCGCCGTCTTTGCTGACAGCAAAGAAAGCTGGACCGTGATGGGAGTTAATGCTAATTTTCTGGAAGCGGCCTGGGAAGCCCTTTGGGACGCTTACTGCTACCGAATTGCAAAAGAGGAAAAAAACAATGAACTACAAACCCCTGCTTAA
- the argS gene encoding arginine--tRNA ligase, with translation MYTLEKIKEHIAGKINKALGEEIIRASSLVYPPEPAMGNLSLPCFALVKATRKSPAESADFLIGKISADDIIVNLKAIGPYLNFTINKEYLAEEALKEIIKKKEKYGENKSGRGEKVMIEYSNANTHKEYHVGHLRNISYGEAVKSILEVNGYKVIPVSYINDFGIHVAKTLWNYENFVKEKKLGEKIAKMPVEERGYLLGEMYVDACQREEKDKTAKTMIGFFMKKLESRQGEEYELWQKTRDWSIKYFDKIYKELGVEFKEIFYESQFIDKGKKMVEELLAKGILKKSEGAVIADLEKLGALLFLRSDGTALYSVADLPLAVAKFKKYGLDKSIYVVDFRQGLYFKQLVSLLGKMGFKKEIIHLDYEVVKLPSGMMSSRTGKVITYRSLKEEMLAKSIEETRKRHKDWPQEKVKEVAGKITLGAMKFEMIKVSAGSVIVFDIAKALRFEGYTAAYLQYTYARIQSIFRKTHNVKRITQNFKSENLVEEKESNLILKMAKYPEAVRKAGENYDPAEVAKYLFELAQDLNDYYHSVPVLKADADVREARLAMLLAISQVLRNGLELLGAEALEEM, from the coding sequence ATGTATACGCTGGAAAAAATAAAAGAGCATATCGCGGGAAAAATTAATAAGGCGTTGGGAGAAGAAATTATCCGGGCGTCTTCCTTGGTTTATCCGCCGGAGCCGGCAATGGGGAATTTGAGCCTGCCTTGTTTTGCTTTGGTAAAAGCGACGCGAAAATCTCCGGCCGAATCAGCCGATTTTTTAATAGGAAAAATTTCAGCTGACGATATAATTGTTAATCTGAAAGCCATTGGTCCGTATCTGAATTTTACAATTAATAAGGAATATTTGGCCGAGGAAGCTTTAAAAGAAATAATAAAAAAGAAAGAAAAGTACGGGGAGAACAAATCGGGCAGGGGCGAAAAGGTGATGATTGAATATTCCAACGCCAATACTCACAAGGAGTACCATGTCGGGCATCTGCGCAATATCTCTTATGGGGAAGCGGTCAAGAGCATTTTAGAAGTTAACGGCTATAAGGTTATTCCGGTTTCCTATATTAATGATTTCGGCATTCATGTGGCCAAGACTTTATGGAATTATGAAAACTTTGTAAAAGAAAAAAAGTTAGGGGAGAAAATAGCCAAGATGCCGGTGGAAGAAAGAGGCTATCTTTTGGGAGAGATGTATGTTGACGCCTGCCAACGGGAAGAAAAAGACAAAACCGCCAAGACCATGATTGGCTTTTTTATGAAAAAGCTGGAAAGCCGGCAGGGAGAAGAATATGAGCTTTGGCAGAAGACCAGAGATTGGAGCATAAAATATTTTGACAAAATTTATAAAGAATTGGGGGTAGAGTTTAAGGAAATTTTTTATGAAAGCCAGTTTATAGACAAGGGGAAAAAAATGGTTGAGGAACTTTTAGCCAAAGGGATTTTGAAAAAAAGCGAAGGAGCGGTGATAGCTGATTTGGAAAAATTAGGCGCGCTTCTATTTTTGCGCTCGGACGGAACAGCCCTCTATTCGGTGGCGGATCTGCCTTTGGCCGTGGCTAAATTTAAAAAATATGGTTTAGACAAGTCAATTTATGTTGTGGATTTTCGGCAAGGTTTGTATTTTAAGCAGCTGGTTTCTTTGCTCGGCAAGATGGGATTTAAAAAAGAAATAATCCATTTGGATTATGAAGTTGTGAAACTGCCTTCCGGCATGATGTCTTCCCGGACTGGAAAAGTTATCACTTACCGGAGTTTAAAAGAGGAAATGCTGGCTAAGTCCATAGAAGAAACTAGGAAAAGGCATAAAGATTGGCCGCAGGAAAAGGTAAAAGAAGTGGCGGGAAAAATAACTTTGGGCGCCATGAAATTTGAAATGATAAAAGTTAGCGCCGGCAGCGTTATTGTTTTTGATATTGCCAAAGCCCTGCGGTTTGAGGGCTATACCGCTGCTTATTTGCAGTATACGTACGCGCGGATACAGAGCATTTTTCGTAAAACGCATAACGTAAAACGCATAACGCAAAACTTTAAATCTGAAAATTTAGTTGAAGAAAAGGAAAGTAATTTGATTTTAAAAATGGCGAAGTATCCGGAGGCGGTGAGAAAGGCCGGGGAGAATTATGACCCGGCGGAAGTTGCCAAATACTTATTTGAGCTCGCGCAGGACCTTAATGATTATTACCATAGCGTGCCGGTTTTGAAAGCGGATGCTGATGTTCGCGAAGCCAGACTGGCGATGCTTTTGGCTATTAGCCAAGTATTGAGAAACGGTTTGGAATTATTGGGCGCGGAAGCCTTGGAAGAAATGTAG